In one window of Paraflavitalea soli DNA:
- a CDS encoding RagB/SusD family nutrient uptake outer membrane protein → MRPVKTYILYGCIIAGTLGLYSCDKDLDNQQKVSLDDNTQWATESNADIFLNDVYDQLPDIYAQPENLDNFTDDNDAGFYYNSWKYKDGNLDPASTNYALFGGGATGVQTVSRYNWPALYTSIRKCNTFIQQVRVHKTNYAEAWANKRIDEARFNRAFHYSILFLHWGGVPIILDPQVRADTANLFVKRSTYAETLDFLTKTLDTILNNKYLAVKYNKGNPDAGRATLGAALMLKAYLQLVAASPTYNSATYVGGADPNKIAGFGNADVTRWATAAGSFKKFIDDWGGGKPYGLFAEDSTLWYEDNEYNTEVIWDRQYVANVKGSNYEQYGGPVYVLGSYYTWGNYNPTQELVDQFFMANGKPITDPSSGYDPQHPYVGRERRFYKWIVYDGAPYKMDWMSAQDTVYTRIDKVRPSPNQIDFASTDVSNTAYYFKKKLNPRNRPATGLSGANYIYFRYAEVLLGYAEAQNEAVGPDASVYAAMNAVRARVNLPDLPGALSQSQMRDAIRQERRVELCFENKRFQDIIRWKIADQVLTVDLHGMKIENTKADNSGTWVYTPVGLNHPHAFKLKQYMHPIPQSALAQNPKLVQTPGY, encoded by the coding sequence ATGAGACCAGTTAAAACATATATTCTTTATGGTTGCATAATAGCAGGCACGCTGGGTTTGTATTCCTGCGACAAAGACCTGGACAACCAGCAGAAAGTAAGCCTGGACGACAATACACAATGGGCTACTGAATCCAATGCCGATATTTTTTTAAACGATGTGTATGACCAGTTGCCGGATATTTATGCACAACCGGAAAACCTGGACAATTTCACCGATGATAATGATGCAGGTTTTTATTACAACTCCTGGAAATATAAAGACGGGAATCTGGACCCTGCCTCTACCAACTATGCACTTTTTGGCGGTGGCGCTACGGGCGTTCAAACTGTGAGCAGGTATAACTGGCCTGCTCTTTATACTTCCATCCGGAAATGCAATACGTTCATTCAACAGGTAAGGGTGCATAAAACCAATTATGCAGAGGCATGGGCCAATAAACGTATCGATGAAGCCCGGTTTAACAGGGCCTTTCACTACAGCATTCTTTTTCTTCATTGGGGAGGTGTGCCTATTATTCTGGACCCACAGGTGCGGGCAGATACCGCCAATTTGTTTGTAAAAAGAAGCACCTATGCAGAAACGCTCGACTTTTTAACAAAAACACTGGATACGATACTTAACAACAAATACCTGGCTGTTAAATATAACAAAGGTAATCCGGATGCAGGCAGGGCTACGCTGGGGGCTGCTTTAATGTTAAAAGCTTATTTGCAGTTGGTGGCGGCAAGCCCCACTTACAATTCCGCCACTTATGTGGGAGGGGCTGACCCTAATAAAATAGCCGGATTTGGCAATGCAGATGTAACGCGCTGGGCAACCGCTGCAGGATCTTTTAAAAAGTTCATCGACGATTGGGGCGGGGGAAAACCATACGGGCTTTTTGCCGAGGATTCCACCCTTTGGTATGAGGATAATGAGTATAATACAGAAGTGATCTGGGATAGGCAGTATGTAGCCAATGTAAAGGGATCTAATTATGAACAATATGGCGGCCCTGTGTATGTGCTCGGTTCTTACTACACCTGGGGTAACTATAACCCTACGCAGGAACTGGTAGATCAATTCTTCATGGCGAATGGTAAACCCATCACCGATCCCAGTTCCGGCTATGATCCTCAACATCCTTATGTGGGCCGTGAACGCAGGTTCTATAAATGGATCGTTTACGATGGTGCTCCTTATAAAATGGACTGGATGTCGGCACAGGATACCGTTTATACCCGCATTGATAAGGTGAGACCATCGCCGAATCAGATAGATTTTGCGAGCACGGATGTAAGCAATACGGCGTATTATTTCAAGAAGAAATTAAACCCCCGGAACCGTCCTGCTACAGGATTGAGTGGCGCCAACTATATTTATTTCCGGTATGCGGAAGTGCTGTTGGGATATGCTGAAGCACAAAATGAGGCGGTAGGCCCGGATGCTTCTGTATATGCTGCCATGAATGCAGTGAGAGCGCGTGTAAACCTGCCAGATCTGCCCGGGGCCTTGAGTCAAAGCCAGATGCGTGATGCCATCCGCCAGGAAAGAAGGGTGGAGCTGTGCTTTGAGAACAAACGCTTCCAGGATATCATCCGCTGGAAAATTGCCGACCAGGTACTGACAGTTGATCTGCATGGCATGAAGATCGAAAATACAAAAGCTGATAACAGCGGCACGTGGGTATATACTCCCGTAGGATTGAATCATCCCCATGCATTCAAACTGAAGCAATATATGCACCCGATCCCGCAGTCGGCGCTTGCACAGAATCCCAAACTGGTGCAAACGCCCGGGTATTAA
- a CDS encoding carboxylesterase/lipase family protein has translation MKKSVFVLCTLLAAGSLIAQQPVSVKVEEGLLQGTPEEGLMVYKGVPFAEPPVGDLRWRAPMPARKWDGVRQANKFAPGPMQGGNPPSGKSEDCLYLNVWTPARSANDRIPVLVWIYGGGFNFGSTAETTYSGEKLAKKGVVLVSIAYRVGQLGFLAHPALSAENKNHVSGNYGLLDMIAALAWIQKNIAAFGGDPKKVTIFGESAGGIAVSMLCASPLAKGLFQGAISESGGSFGPPRPTTFPGENLKRLRDAESAGEAYVKNAGFSTIADLRKIDADKLPPVRGLAWPIIDGWVIPDDQYKLYEAKKYNDVPVLVGYNSDEGASFSPPKTPEEYINAVKQRYGRFADTLIKAYPAGTTTVPKTARDLSRDAAFGWQTWSWARLHAKTGKSKAYYYYFDQHPAYASDSPRFGYGSPHGQEVAFVFQHLNPSSQQATDTDEQVSAAMATYWTNFAKYGNPNGKGMPEWPAFSDANPVVMYFNQKAYTGKVPSEESLKVLDAYFRWRRTQEGDTWAK, from the coding sequence ATGAAGAAATCTGTATTCGTATTATGTACATTACTTGCCGCCGGATCTTTGATTGCCCAACAGCCTGTATCAGTGAAAGTAGAAGAAGGCTTATTACAGGGTACGCCGGAGGAAGGATTAATGGTGTATAAAGGCGTTCCGTTTGCTGAGCCGCCTGTTGGTGATCTTCGCTGGAGGGCGCCAATGCCTGCCAGGAAATGGGATGGTGTACGGCAGGCGAATAAGTTTGCTCCCGGCCCAATGCAAGGGGGTAATCCACCCTCCGGAAAAAGCGAAGATTGTTTGTACCTGAATGTCTGGACACCTGCACGGTCGGCGAATGATCGTATTCCCGTGCTCGTATGGATCTATGGCGGAGGGTTTAATTTCGGCTCAACGGCTGAAACAACCTATAGTGGTGAGAAACTGGCAAAGAAAGGTGTCGTATTGGTGAGCATTGCCTATCGTGTTGGTCAGCTTGGATTTTTAGCACATCCTGCGTTAAGTGCTGAAAATAAAAATCATGTTTCAGGCAATTATGGTCTACTCGACATGATCGCCGCTCTGGCCTGGATACAAAAAAATATTGCTGCTTTCGGTGGTGATCCTAAAAAGGTAACCATTTTTGGAGAATCTGCCGGAGGCATTGCAGTCAGCATGTTATGTGCTTCGCCACTTGCCAAAGGATTATTCCAGGGCGCTATTTCAGAAAGCGGCGGCTCATTTGGACCTCCCCGGCCTACAACATTTCCCGGTGAGAATTTAAAACGGCTTCGGGATGCCGAAAGTGCAGGAGAAGCCTATGTAAAGAACGCCGGATTTTCAACTATCGCTGATCTGCGTAAGATCGATGCAGACAAACTTCCTCCAGTTCGCGGACTTGCGTGGCCAATTATTGATGGATGGGTAATTCCTGATGATCAATACAAACTTTATGAAGCCAAAAAATACAACGATGTACCGGTGCTGGTGGGTTATAATTCAGATGAAGGCGCCAGTTTTTCACCTCCTAAAACTCCCGAAGAGTATATTAATGCCGTGAAGCAACGTTATGGCAGGTTTGCTGACACCCTTATAAAGGCCTATCCGGCAGGTACAACTACGGTCCCCAAAACTGCCAGGGATCTTTCGCGTGATGCAGCTTTTGGATGGCAAACCTGGAGTTGGGCAAGGTTGCATGCAAAGACCGGGAAATCCAAAGCATATTATTACTATTTTGATCAGCATCCTGCGTATGCGTCTGATTCACCTCGTTTTGGTTATGGATCCCCGCATGGACAGGAAGTTGCGTTTGTTTTCCAGCACCTCAATCCAAGCAGTCAACAGGCCACTGACACAGATGAGCAGGTATCAGCCGCTATGGCCACCTACTGGACGAACTTTGCTAAATATGGAAACCCTAACGGTAAAGGGATGCCTGAGTGGCCTGCTTTCAGCGATGCTAATCCCGTAGTGATGTACTTTAATCAAAAGGCATATACAGGAAAAGTGCCCAGTGAGGAATCCTTAAAAGTACTGGATGCTTATTTCAGGTGGCGACGAACGCAGGAAGGTGATACATGGGCTAAATAA